The following proteins are co-located in the Desulfurococcus amylolyticus Z-533 genome:
- a CDS encoding RecB-family nuclease: MYIALYSPSSIQKLVDFIKTVYAIKGLVPVVIKPIGAAAQIGVPEAHKIAIKQGKPFIVLPEISDLSNVLGCNRILYINESGREVPLAEVLDLEERVAILVSSGEQEPSRKEVENTDSVWLREVPRGLPVTGLIGILVYELHRKKQNAPI, translated from the coding sequence ATGTATATAGCCTTATATTCACCGTCAAGTATTCAGAAGCTCGTTGACTTCATAAAGACAGTGTACGCTATAAAGGGGCTAGTACCAGTGGTGATCAAGCCTATTGGGGCAGCTGCCCAGATAGGTGTACCCGAGGCCCATAAAATAGCCATTAAGCAAGGCAAGCCCTTCATAGTTCTACCGGAGATAAGTGATCTCTCCAATGTACTGGGATGCAACAGGATACTTTACATCAATGAGTCCGGGAGAGAAGTACCATTAGCTGAAGTACTCGATCTAGAGGAGAGAGTTGCAATACTAGTGAGCTCCGGTGAGCAAGAACCGAGCAGGAAAGAAGTGGAAAACACTGACTCAGTGTGGCTTAGAGAAGTCCCCAGAGGTCTACCTGTTACAGGATTAATCGGGATACTAGTATATGAGTTACATAGGAAAAAACAAAATGCACCGATCTGA
- a CDS encoding proteasome-activating nucleotidase — translation MSSDMGKDNRDNIIEKLDAVVSGEDYIKYLESKIRLLEMEREKLLMKVNYYKSELEKLISPPLIEGVIEYVLGDGRAVVKSTTGPNLVVAIADNIDKNLIKPGVRVALNQRGSAIVEVLPSYTDTYVQLMEVIEKPSVRYEDIGGLSEQIRELREVVELPLKNPKLFEEIGIEPPKGVLLYGPPGCGKTMLAKAVAAESNATFIAIVGSELVQKFIGEGARIVRELFELARKKAPSIVFIDELDAIAAKRIDIGTSGEREVQRTLMQLLAEIDGFRPLDRVKIIAATNRIDILDPAILRPGRLDRIVEVPLPDFNGRIEIFRIHTRRMKLAENINFQELARMTDGFTGAEIKAVVTEAGYNAIRDNRRQVTMNDFLKAIEKVRSKKKLRRIEEYAENKEDKEAPLIFQ, via the coding sequence ATGAGCAGCGATATGGGTAAGGATAACCGGGATAACATTATCGAAAAACTTGACGCAGTAGTCAGTGGTGAAGACTATATTAAATATCTTGAGTCCAAGATAAGGCTCCTCGAGATGGAGCGTGAAAAGCTCTTAATGAAGGTGAACTACTATAAATCCGAGCTCGAGAAACTTATATCCCCTCCCCTGATAGAAGGAGTGATAGAATATGTTCTAGGCGATGGAAGAGCCGTAGTTAAAAGTACCACTGGACCCAACCTAGTAGTGGCGATAGCCGACAACATCGATAAGAACCTGATTAAACCCGGTGTAAGAGTAGCCCTTAATCAACGTGGCTCGGCAATTGTTGAAGTACTGCCCTCATACACGGATACATATGTGCAATTAATGGAGGTAATCGAGAAGCCGAGTGTGAGGTATGAGGATATAGGCGGGCTCTCAGAGCAGATACGGGAGTTGAGAGAGGTGGTCGAGCTACCATTGAAAAACCCCAAGTTATTCGAGGAGATAGGGATAGAGCCACCTAAAGGAGTCCTATTGTATGGGCCACCTGGATGCGGTAAGACAATGCTGGCTAAAGCTGTTGCAGCAGAATCAAATGCCACATTCATAGCTATAGTGGGCAGTGAGCTCGTCCAGAAATTCATAGGCGAAGGAGCTAGGATAGTTAGGGAGCTCTTCGAGCTAGCGAGGAAGAAGGCCCCCTCAATAGTATTCATAGATGAGCTAGACGCTATAGCAGCTAAGAGGATAGATATAGGGACAAGCGGTGAAAGAGAAGTACAGAGGACGCTAATGCAGTTACTGGCTGAAATAGATGGATTCAGGCCTCTCGACAGGGTTAAAATAATTGCTGCCACTAACAGAATAGATATACTGGATCCAGCTATACTGAGACCCGGAAGATTAGATAGGATAGTAGAGGTCCCATTGCCAGACTTCAACGGCAGGATAGAGATATTCAGGATACATACAAGGAGGATGAAGCTAGCTGAGAACATTAATTTCCAGGAATTAGCCAGGATGACTGATGGATTCACTGGGGCGGAGATAAAAGCCGTGGTAACAGAAGCCGGCTACAATGCGATCAGAGATAACCGTAGACAAGTCACAATGAACGACTTCCTAAAGGCCATAGAAAAAGTAAGGAGCAAGAAGAAGCTACGGAGGATAGAAGAATACGCTGAGAATAAGGAAGATAAGGAGGCCCCATTAATCTTCCAATAG
- a CDS encoding multiprotein bridging factor aMBF1 has product MSCYCEICGKEVEKNQCRKIVIEGSILNVCPQCYNRLITQGKARPYVEERKERQPAPKQVAKPVKPRVREEYEVVEDYARRVREARERLGWTQQVLAQKVRESENIIKRIESGRLKPGIDLARRLEKVLGIKLLEPVVEENVSSNHESSEDLTIGDLIRFKRE; this is encoded by the coding sequence ATGTCTTGCTACTGTGAAATATGTGGAAAAGAAGTAGAGAAGAACCAGTGTAGGAAAATAGTTATTGAAGGTAGCATCCTTAATGTATGCCCTCAGTGCTATAACAGGTTGATCACGCAGGGTAAAGCTAGACCCTATGTTGAGGAGAGAAAGGAGCGTCAACCGGCCCCTAAGCAGGTGGCTAAACCCGTCAAACCAAGGGTGAGGGAGGAGTATGAAGTAGTCGAGGACTATGCTAGGAGGGTCAGGGAGGCTAGGGAGAGGCTTGGGTGGACGCAGCAGGTTCTTGCTCAAAAAGTAAGGGAGAGTGAGAACATTATTAAGAGGATTGAGTCCGGTAGACTGAAGCCCGGCATAGATCTAGCTAGGAGACTTGAGAAGGTGCTTGGTATAAAACTACTTGAGCCAGTAGTCGAGGAAAACGTGTCGTCGAATCATGAGAGCAGCGAGGACTTAACAATAGGCGACCTCATCAGGTTTAAACGGGAGTAG
- a CDS encoding aldo/keto reductase — protein sequence MEYTTLGWTDEKISRIGLGTWQYSETWGLTDYDVAKKVIGKAIEVGINFFDTAMVYGRGMSEEFLGKALRELGVKRDEVFIATKIPGEFLNPDDVFKSVDRSLRRLGVNSIDLLQLHWPPCWHNYPTTSYARALERLIIQGKIRYIGVSNYPVALIEELRSALSITDIVSMQYRFNLAERWAEEELIPYAEANDLTFIPWSPLAKGALTGKYTLENIGLFRDLRTNEAVFHPSNFEKLIPLINALKELASKYGKTPSQVALNWLVRYSPVIVPIPGAKTPEQVVENAGAVGWELSFEDWMMLYDIAKNIKVTYVTW from the coding sequence ATGGAGTATACTACGCTAGGTTGGACAGATGAGAAGATCTCTAGGATAGGGCTTGGGACATGGCAGTACAGTGAGACATGGGGTTTAACAGATTATGATGTAGCTAAAAAGGTGATTGGAAAAGCCATCGAGGTAGGCATAAACTTCTTTGACACTGCAATGGTTTACGGTAGAGGAATGAGCGAGGAATTCCTTGGGAAAGCGCTAAGGGAGCTGGGTGTTAAAAGAGACGAGGTATTTATAGCTACTAAGATACCCGGAGAATTCCTTAATCCCGACGACGTGTTCAAATCCGTCGACAGGTCATTGAGGAGGCTCGGGGTTAACTCGATAGATTTGCTTCAACTGCACTGGCCCCCGTGCTGGCACAACTATCCCACTACATCATATGCACGGGCCCTCGAGAGGCTTATAATACAGGGTAAAATAAGATATATTGGTGTAAGCAATTACCCAGTTGCCTTAATAGAGGAGCTCAGATCAGCGCTCTCAATCACGGATATCGTGAGCATGCAGTATAGATTCAACCTAGCTGAGAGATGGGCTGAAGAAGAGTTGATACCATATGCCGAAGCCAATGACCTCACCTTTATACCTTGGAGCCCCCTGGCTAAAGGCGCTCTAACCGGTAAATACACATTGGAGAATATAGGTTTATTCAGGGATTTAAGGACTAATGAAGCAGTGTTCCACCCCTCTAACTTCGAGAAGCTGATCCCATTAATCAACGCATTGAAAGAGTTGGCTTCAAAGTACGGTAAGACTCCATCCCAGGTAGCGTTAAACTGGTTGGTGAGGTATAGCCCTGTTATAGTTCCAATACCTGGCGCGAAGACCCCTGAGCAGGTTGTGGAGAACGCTGGTGCAGTAGGCTGGGAACTCAGCTTCGAGGATTGGATGATGTTGTATGATATAGCTAAAAACATTAAGGTAACCTATGTGACTTGGTGA
- the tgtA gene encoding tRNA guanosine(15) transglycosylase TgtA, giving the protein MFFEPREYDLAGRITKLTTRHGSIETPYLFPVINPLKQEVPLDKLLELGFDGLITNAYLFYKRNKGVAKPIHDELKWSKTIMTDSGGYQVLIYGDVEVDNKTIVSYQRRIGVDIGVILDKPTGNRASYKEAVESIYETYRRAVEAAPLISDSDQLWVLPIQGIPYNELVERSSILAWKLPVYSIYAIGSPTVLLEKYSYSKIIESLILAKRLLPPGKPIHVFGVGHPMVLPFLVAAGGDLFDSASYILYARDDRYMTETGTRNIRDLHYLPCNCPVCSRYTAKELLELPRQERSRLIALHNLYMLSKELKNVKQAIMEGRLWELLEYKSKGHPSLREAFNVLVKYRDLLKQYNPLSKPDTKALFLIDRSSTRNPRVEETKTRVSNILGDSLRNKYIIVIPAYRKPYTSQDEYLDLENNLRGNNSIQVLFIHPFLGVIPPGLSSTYPFYQHESRFTTRDISPMEIGSLLSTLSRQGAKKIIIVEASWFTRKLYTKILRAFPDLRDKIAIYRIDEISSQIPL; this is encoded by the coding sequence GTGTTTTTCGAGCCACGCGAATATGATTTAGCAGGTAGGATAACCAAGTTAACTACTAGGCATGGAAGTATTGAAACCCCCTATCTTTTTCCAGTCATCAACCCATTAAAGCAGGAGGTCCCACTTGATAAGCTTTTAGAGCTTGGTTTCGACGGATTAATAACAAACGCTTACCTCTTCTACAAGAGGAATAAGGGAGTAGCCAAGCCGATCCACGATGAGTTAAAGTGGAGTAAAACCATAATGACGGATTCAGGCGGCTACCAGGTCCTAATATATGGTGATGTAGAGGTCGATAATAAGACTATAGTATCATATCAGAGGCGCATAGGAGTAGATATAGGCGTGATACTGGATAAGCCCACGGGTAATAGGGCATCATATAAGGAAGCCGTTGAAAGCATCTATGAAACATATAGAAGAGCTGTTGAAGCTGCGCCACTAATATCCGATAGTGATCAGTTATGGGTGCTCCCTATCCAGGGAATACCCTATAACGAGCTTGTTGAAAGATCATCAATACTAGCGTGGAAGCTCCCCGTTTACAGCATATACGCTATAGGATCTCCTACAGTACTCCTCGAGAAATACAGTTACTCGAAAATAATCGAATCCCTTATCCTAGCTAAAAGATTACTGCCACCGGGGAAACCCATACATGTATTTGGGGTAGGACACCCAATGGTCCTCCCCTTCCTAGTAGCAGCCGGAGGAGATCTCTTCGATTCAGCGAGCTATATATTATATGCCCGCGATGATAGGTATATGACTGAGACCGGAACTAGAAACATAAGGGATCTACATTACCTACCATGCAACTGCCCTGTCTGCAGTCGTTACACCGCCAAGGAACTACTTGAGCTACCCAGACAGGAGAGATCGAGATTAATAGCCTTACATAACCTCTACATGCTCTCCAAGGAATTGAAAAACGTTAAGCAAGCCATCATGGAGGGCAGGCTCTGGGAGCTCCTGGAGTATAAGAGCAAGGGGCATCCAAGCCTCAGGGAAGCATTCAATGTCCTAGTGAAATATAGAGACCTATTGAAGCAGTATAACCCCTTGTCAAAGCCGGATACGAAAGCCCTGTTTCTAATTGATAGATCGTCAACACGTAATCCCAGAGTAGAGGAAACGAAGACAAGGGTCTCCAACATCCTCGGTGACTCCTTAAGGAATAAATACATCATTGTAATCCCTGCCTATAGAAAACCATATACAAGCCAAGATGAATACCTAGACCTAGAAAACAACCTTAGAGGCAATAATTCAATACAAGTACTCTTTATACATCCATTCCTAGGAGTAATACCACCAGGGTTATCCTCAACCTATCCGTTCTATCAGCATGAATCACGGTTCACTACAAGGGATATCTCCCCGATGGAAATAGGCTCATTGCTTTCAACCCTTAGCAGACAAGGAGCCAAGAAGATAATCATAGTGGAAGCCAGCTGGTTCACTAGAAAACTATACACCAAAATACTAAGGGCTTTCCCAGACTTAAGGGATAAAATAGCTATATATAGGATAGACGAGATTTCTTCTCAGATTCCTCTATAG
- a CDS encoding transcription factor TFIIE — MIKGIYGDPGYKLLMHIIEHGYVAEELLTHDTGIKSNEGRKILQKMSEENIVIPGKLRTQEGVLHIWRLNPPALKNLLLQRLRKTREKLVLRLNFEEENILYECPQCGRRYTLDEAYANDYICPVDGEVLVEADKSKTVEVLKELISKVDNLIKRVERV, encoded by the coding sequence TTGATTAAGGGAATCTATGGAGATCCCGGGTACAAATTACTAATGCATATTATAGAGCATGGATACGTTGCCGAGGAGCTCCTCACTCATGACACGGGGATAAAGTCTAATGAAGGCAGGAAAATACTCCAGAAGATGTCAGAGGAAAACATCGTTATTCCAGGCAAGCTCAGAACACAAGAGGGGGTTCTCCATATATGGAGACTCAATCCACCAGCTCTTAAAAACCTCTTACTCCAGAGACTCCGTAAAACACGTGAAAAACTAGTGTTACGATTGAATTTTGAGGAGGAAAACATTCTCTACGAGTGTCCACAGTGCGGTAGAAGATACACGCTTGACGAAGCATACGCTAACGATTATATATGCCCCGTGGATGGTGAGGTATTGGTTGAAGCCGATAAGTCTAAGACGGTGGAAGTCTTAAAGGAGTTGATTAGTAAAGTAGATAATTTAATTAAGAGGGTTGAACGGGTTTAG
- the thsB gene encoding thermosome subunit beta, with protein sequence MTAEPTGIPVLILKEGTQRTTGRDALRSNLLAARAIAEMIKTTYGPKGMDKMLVDALGDVTITNDGATILDKAEIQHPAAKMLVQVAKSQDSEVGDGTKRAVIFAGELLRYAEELLDKNIHPTVIISGYRIAMEEALKVLDQIAEPIDINSEELLKKVARTSLTSKAVHDAREFFADIAVKAVKQVVEKRGDKYYVDLDNIQIIKKYGGALLDSMLVYGIVLDKEVVHPGMPRRVENARIVLLDAPLEIEKPEIDAEIRINDPEQLEKFLQQEEDILVKMVDKIASVGANVVVCQKGIDEVAQHFLAKKGILAVRRVKRSDLEKLERATGGRIVSNIEDLTPEDLGYAALVEERKIGEDKMVFIEGCKNPRSVSIVIRGGLERLVDEAERSMRDALSAVADALRDGKIIPGGGATEIELAKYIRRLATKIGGKEQLAIEAFAKAIEGLTVSLVENAGLDPIDMIMKLRAAHEKDSGKYLSIDLATGDLVNMKEKGVIEPVSILANAIKAGTEAATIILRIDDVIAASKLEKGKEETGKKPGEEEKEKED encoded by the coding sequence ATGACAGCTGAACCCACAGGCATACCTGTACTAATATTAAAAGAGGGAACGCAGCGTACAACGGGCAGGGATGCCCTAAGATCCAATCTTCTAGCCGCTAGAGCTATAGCTGAAATGATTAAGACGACCTATGGTCCTAAAGGAATGGATAAAATGCTTGTCGATGCCCTCGGCGATGTAACCATAACAAATGACGGCGCTACAATCCTCGATAAGGCGGAGATACAGCATCCAGCTGCGAAGATGCTTGTTCAGGTAGCCAAGAGCCAGGATAGTGAAGTAGGTGATGGTACAAAGCGTGCCGTGATTTTCGCTGGAGAGTTACTGAGATACGCTGAAGAACTACTCGATAAAAATATTCACCCAACAGTAATAATCTCCGGCTATAGAATAGCTATGGAAGAGGCACTTAAAGTACTAGACCAGATAGCTGAGCCAATAGATATAAACAGTGAAGAATTACTGAAGAAGGTTGCGAGAACATCACTCACAAGTAAAGCCGTTCATGATGCCCGTGAATTCTTCGCCGACATAGCTGTTAAAGCAGTTAAACAGGTTGTTGAGAAGAGAGGGGACAAGTACTACGTAGACCTCGATAACATCCAGATAATAAAGAAGTATGGTGGAGCCCTACTAGACTCAATGCTTGTCTACGGCATCGTGTTGGATAAGGAGGTTGTCCACCCGGGCATGCCTAGGAGAGTTGAGAACGCTAGGATAGTGCTCCTAGATGCCCCATTAGAGATAGAAAAGCCTGAGATAGATGCCGAGATAAGAATAAATGATCCAGAGCAATTAGAGAAATTCCTGCAACAGGAAGAAGATATACTGGTTAAGATGGTTGACAAGATAGCTAGTGTCGGCGCTAACGTGGTTGTATGTCAGAAAGGCATTGATGAGGTTGCCCAGCACTTCCTAGCTAAGAAGGGGATATTAGCCGTTAGAAGAGTTAAGAGGAGCGACCTCGAGAAACTCGAGAGGGCTACAGGCGGCAGAATAGTAAGCAACATAGAGGACTTAACACCAGAGGACCTCGGATACGCTGCACTAGTAGAGGAGAGGAAGATAGGAGAAGATAAAATGGTATTCATAGAGGGATGCAAGAACCCGAGATCCGTAAGCATAGTGATAAGGGGAGGATTAGAGAGGCTGGTTGATGAAGCTGAGAGAAGCATGAGAGATGCGTTATCAGCTGTAGCGGACGCATTAAGAGACGGTAAGATTATTCCAGGCGGTGGAGCAACAGAGATCGAGCTAGCTAAATACATAAGAAGGCTTGCAACGAAGATCGGTGGTAAGGAACAGTTAGCAATAGAGGCGTTCGCGAAAGCCATTGAGGGGCTAACAGTATCACTGGTTGAGAATGCTGGATTAGACCCAATAGACATGATAATGAAGCTTAGAGCTGCCCATGAGAAGGATAGCGGTAAATACTTAAGCATAGACCTCGCAACAGGCGACCTGGTAAACATGAAGGAGAAAGGTGTCATAGAGCCAGTGAGCATACTGGCTAACGCGATAAAAGCGGGTACTGAAGCAGCCACCATAATATTGAGAATAGATGACGTGATAGCGGCCAGTAAGCTCGAGAAGGGCAAAGAGGAAACCGGTAAGAAACCCGGTGAAGAAGAAAAAGAGAAAGAAGACTAA
- a CDS encoding Lsm family RNA-binding protein — protein sequence MSVVDASRRLVSELASMIDKKIRVILSDGKYYDGILIGFDHPGLNILLRNAVDDKGNRVPRVVIKGERISEIVIMEEPLFNPEEFKEWVLREMKIPEHMVRVIPEARVVEVQGRYRVGEDGVLGSGPIAETLHSIYKKYIEYRRKMIQG from the coding sequence ATGTCTGTTGTCGATGCTTCAAGAAGACTGGTCAGCGAGTTAGCCTCAATGATAGATAAAAAAATACGTGTCATATTAAGCGATGGAAAATACTATGATGGAATATTAATAGGTTTCGACCACCCTGGATTAAACATATTATTGAGAAACGCTGTAGACGACAAGGGGAACAGGGTTCCTAGAGTCGTGATTAAAGGTGAGAGAATCTCGGAGATAGTTATCATGGAGGAACCATTATTCAACCCCGAGGAATTCAAGGAATGGGTTCTTAGAGAAATGAAGATCCCAGAACATATGGTTAGAGTAATACCCGAGGCAAGAGTAGTAGAGGTACAGGGACGCTACAGGGTTGGTGAGGACGGTGTACTTGGCTCCGGACCTATAGCTGAAACGCTTCACAGCATTTACAAGAAATACATAGAGTACAGAAGGAAGATGATACAGGGATAG
- a CDS encoding NAD(P)/FAD-dependent oxidoreductase: MSSRFRITGLTTTIYKSGEKYDVIVIGGGPAGLTAALYSARYGFKTIIVTKLVGGAVSEAPLVDDYPGIPDIPGNDLVDRFVKHVKKYNVPIVIDEVINLVKKPEEKTWCVELRSGGSICGYAIIIAVGSEKRKLNVPGEKELTGKGVSYCATCDGPLFKDKIVAVVGGGNAAFTSALYLAKIASHVYLIHRRSEFRAFNVYVETARSNPKITILTNTIIKEIIGKNHLEAVRILNTESNKEEILKIDGLFIEIGLEPPVEFFRRIGLETDETGRARVNIDRSTNLPGIFVAGDAAGGPYKYRFEQIITAAADGAIAADAACKYICALKGPSST; this comes from the coding sequence ATGAGCTCCAGGTTCAGGATAACCGGGTTAACTACTACAATATATAAGAGCGGGGAAAAATACGATGTCATAGTTATTGGGGGAGGGCCTGCAGGCTTAACAGCTGCACTATATAGTGCTAGATACGGGTTTAAGACGATAATTGTCACTAAGTTAGTGGGCGGCGCTGTATCAGAGGCCCCACTCGTAGACGACTACCCTGGAATACCTGATATACCCGGAAACGACCTAGTTGATAGATTTGTTAAACACGTAAAGAAGTATAATGTTCCCATAGTCATAGATGAAGTAATCAATCTAGTGAAGAAACCAGAGGAGAAAACATGGTGTGTAGAGCTACGAAGCGGTGGATCAATATGTGGCTACGCCATTATAATAGCTGTGGGAAGCGAGAAAAGAAAGCTTAATGTCCCAGGGGAGAAGGAGTTAACCGGTAAGGGGGTATCATACTGTGCAACATGCGACGGCCCCTTATTCAAGGATAAAATAGTTGCTGTAGTAGGCGGTGGGAATGCTGCTTTCACGTCAGCACTATATCTAGCCAAGATAGCTTCACACGTATACCTTATACATAGGAGAAGCGAGTTCCGCGCATTCAACGTATATGTTGAGACAGCTAGATCTAATCCAAAGATAACTATCCTAACAAACACCATTATAAAAGAAATCATCGGCAAGAACCACTTGGAGGCGGTTAGAATACTGAACACGGAATCAAACAAGGAGGAGATACTGAAAATTGATGGGCTCTTCATAGAAATAGGGTTGGAGCCCCCAGTCGAGTTCTTCAGGAGAATAGGGTTGGAAACCGATGAGACGGGGAGAGCGAGAGTTAACATAGATAGGAGTACTAATCTGCCAGGCATATTCGTAGCAGGTGATGCTGCAGGCGGACCATATAAGTATAGATTTGAACAAATAATAACAGCGGCCGCTGATGGAGCGATCGCTGCTGACGCCGCATGTAAATATATTTGTGCATTAAAGGGGCCATCGAGTACGTGA
- a CDS encoding DNA-directed RNA polymerase subunit G: MVFSESCTVNEIQQLRVPNTYRLKLTCNTVSMEVELHEDVVSQPRISASIDVEITRDKEKCLEKYFCANGYVVSTSRIGDIYRIVISLHGLLVVIKSPSQLDLRPMDKIYFGLTVK, from the coding sequence ATGGTGTTTAGTGAGAGTTGTACTGTGAATGAAATACAGCAGTTAAGGGTACCGAATACATATCGTTTAAAACTAACCTGTAACACGGTCAGTATGGAGGTCGAGCTCCATGAGGATGTCGTATCCCAACCCAGGATCAGTGCTAGCATTGATGTCGAGATTACACGGGACAAGGAGAAATGCCTCGAGAAATACTTCTGCGCTAACGGATATGTTGTCTCTACTAGTAGAATAGGGGATATATATAGGATCGTTATATCGCTTCACGGGTTACTAGTTGTTATAAAAAGCCCCAGCCAACTGGATTTAAGGCCCATGGATAAAATCTATTTTGGATTAACGGTTAAGTAG
- a CDS encoding DNA cytosine methyltransferase translates to MKTVYKYIDVFSGAGGFSLGFHLTGRFKSLLAIDNFKPAALTYKTNFPHALVVNEDVKELDKELLTGIVKPDEIDVIIGSPPCEPFTGANPMRKRDPLDRLYSDPMGQLTLHFIRIVGYYRPKIFVMENVPAITEDGLRDALSIEFKRVGYEKIYFNALLAEDYETPSHRKRVFISNIPITPRKSSRRITVKEALSNLPEPGEAFPNHERPPDPPWRKLKRIHRLRWGDALIHYHGAEKPLPNMVKLNPNTIAPTVLGSSRFIHPFEDRFLTVREQARLMGFTDTFVFIGGRDEQYNMVGEAVPAPLAKAIAWYLAGKLDEEVT, encoded by the coding sequence GTGAAGACTGTTTATAAATACATAGATGTATTCTCTGGTGCAGGGGGCTTCTCACTAGGATTCCATCTCACAGGTAGATTCAAATCCCTGCTAGCCATTGACAATTTCAAACCAGCTGCCCTAACCTATAAAACCAATTTCCCCCATGCACTAGTGGTTAACGAGGATGTCAAGGAGTTAGACAAGGAGTTATTAACGGGTATAGTGAAACCCGATGAAATTGATGTAATCATAGGTAGCCCGCCCTGTGAGCCATTCACAGGTGCTAATCCTATGAGGAAAAGGGATCCGTTAGACCGCTTATACAGTGATCCTATGGGCCAGCTAACATTACACTTTATAAGGATCGTCGGGTATTATCGCCCGAAAATATTCGTAATGGAGAATGTACCAGCAATAACTGAGGATGGATTACGTGATGCATTATCAATAGAGTTCAAGCGCGTAGGCTATGAGAAGATATACTTTAACGCCTTGCTAGCCGAGGACTATGAAACACCTAGTCATAGAAAAAGAGTATTCATATCGAATATTCCCATAACACCGAGGAAATCCTCGAGAAGGATAACCGTTAAGGAGGCATTGAGCAATCTACCAGAGCCAGGTGAAGCGTTCCCAAATCATGAGAGGCCCCCAGACCCCCCATGGAGGAAGCTTAAGAGAATCCACCGGTTGAGATGGGGAGATGCGTTAATCCACTACCATGGTGCAGAAAAACCCCTTCCAAACATGGTTAAGTTGAATCCAAATACTATAGCTCCAACAGTCCTTGGATCATCAAGGTTTATACATCCATTCGAGGACAGATTTCTCACGGTTAGAGAGCAAGCCAGGCTGATGGGTTTCACCGACACATTTGTTTTTATAGGTGGAAGGGATGAACAGTATAACATGGTGGGAGAAGCTGTACCGGCTCCCCTTGCAAAAGCTATAGCATGGTATCTCGCCGGGAAGCTGGATGAGGAGGTGACGTAA